From a single Cyprinus carpio isolate SPL01 chromosome A3, ASM1834038v1, whole genome shotgun sequence genomic region:
- the LOC109050106 gene encoding mitochondrial import inner membrane translocase subunit Tim29-like: protein MAASWLLKRWCSTAATETTKGTRWQRLRNSRAGVWCRSLLSDYKEACREAVLGARERPLKASVYLGLLGGMYACHYTNPDDASFETSLLETSNRLALLSPWIRSGTSDGHVQTLVKLRNEGRLRYASLGIASLTYYTDYDSESSLYEAHCSAISVPWAELPERVLDVGFTGRWWVLDHKMKDFDINEEEFKHLPPALVAAVPLSPQITERNERVHQESWKAVVMEDESDELDGIQKAMDTPVKGIERNTINKAQTS from the exons ATGGCCGCCTCGTGGCTGCTGAAGAGATGGTGCTCCACAGCAGCTACAGAGACAACCAAGGGCACCAGGTGGCAAAGACTGAGAAACAGTCGCGCAG GTGTATGGTGCCGTAGTCTTTTAAGCGATTATAAGGAGGCTTGTCGTGAGGCAGTGCTGGGGGCCCGGGAGCGACCCCTCAAAGCCTCGGTCTACTTGGGGCTTCTGGGAGGAATGTACGCCTGCCATTACACCAACCCTGATGATGCCTCCTTTGAGACCAGCCTGCTAGAAACCTCCAACCGTCTGGCTCTCCTGTCTCCATGGATACGCAGTGGCACCTCAGATGGACACGTCCAGACCCTTGTGAAACTGCGAAACGAGGGCAGGCTGCGCTATGCCAGTCTGGGCATTGCATCTTTGACTTATTACACAGACTACGACTCCGAGTCGAGCCTGTATGAGGCGCATTGCTCGGCGATCTCTGTGCCCTGGGCAGAACTGCCAGAGCGTGTGCTGGATGTGGGCTTTACAGGACGCTGGTGGGTGCTTGATCATAAAATGAAGGATTTTGATATAAATGAGGAGGAGTTCAAACATCTTCCACCTGCTTTGGTGGCAGCAGTTCCACTGTCACCCCAGATAACAGAAAGGAATGAAAGAGTGCATCAGGAATCATGGAAAGCCGTGGTGATGGAAGATGAGAGCGATGAATTAGATGGTATACAAAAAGCCATGGACACGCCTGTTAAAGGAATAGAGAGAAACACAATAAACAAAGCACAGACCTCTTGA
- the LOC109050098 gene encoding protein YIPF1-like, with the protein MASPHDLTFQEFEEAADLLSSDPGASTLSISGPGPGAAASSADVRVDLSEDEDSRQESSELLGGEKQTGGFWTFEYYQSFFNVDTMQVLDRIKGSVIPLPGRNFVKHHIRNNPDLYGPFWICVTLVFSVAISGDLYTFLIRMGDPGYHYRPQFNRVSIAAVTVFLYAWLVPLGVWGFLTWRQSVERHISGYTFLETVCVYGYSLFIYIPASILWMIPVYWLEWLLIVVAMVISGSVLVMTFWPAIRDDTKLTAFATMAVIVSLHALLAVGFKLYFFQTPTYTGSSHSGQQTTPAANHTTLTVGKHQ; encoded by the exons ATGGCTAGTCCACATGATTTAACGTTTCAGG AGTTTGAGGAAGCCGCAGATCTCCTGTCTTCAGATCCTGGAGCCTCAACCCTCAGCATCTCCGGCCCCGGCCCCGGAGCAGCAGCCTCCTCTGCAGATGTCAGAGTGGATCTGTCAGAAGATGAAGACAGTCGGCAAGAGAGTTCAGAG CTGCTTGGAGGTGAAAAACAAACTGGTGGTTTTTGGACATTTGAATACTATCAGTCATTCTTCAATGTAGATACGATGCAG GTGCTGGATAGGATAAAGGGCTCAGTCATACCTTTGCCAGGACGGAATTTCGTTAAACACCACATTCGAAATAACCCTGATCTCTATG GTCCTTTCTGGATCTGTGTGACTCTAGTGTTCTCAGTGGCCATCAGTGGAGACCTCTACACATTTCTGATCAGAATGGGAGACCCAGGGTATCACTACAGACCTCAGTTCAACAGAG tcTCGATTGCAGCCGTCACTGTGTTCCTCTATGCATGGCTGGTGCCTCTAGGAGTTTGGGGCTTCCTGACGTGGCGTCAAAGTGTTGAGAGACACATCAGCGGTTACACGTTTTTAGAGACCGTGTGTGTCTACGGTTACTCTCTGTTCATTTATATCCCTGCCTCG ATATTATGGATGATTCCCGTTTACTGGCTCGAGTGGCTATTGATTGTCGTTGCCATGGTGATCTCTGGCTCAGTGTTGGTAATGACATTCTGGCCGGCTATTCGTGATGACACAAAGCTAACGGCTTTCGCTACCATGGCAGTGATAGTGTCACTTCATGCCCTTCTGGCTGTTGGCTTTAAG CTCTACTTCTTCCAAACGCCTACATACACAGGATCATCACACTCCGGACAACAGACTACCCCAGCCGCAAATCATACAACACTCACCGTGGGAAAGCATCAATGA